A region from the Helcococcus ovis genome encodes:
- a CDS encoding glucose-1-phosphate adenylyltransferase — MSKKHNMVAMLLAGGQGSRLKSLTSNTAKPAVPFGGKYKIIDFAISNAANSGIDNIGILTQYKHFYLNEHIGLGQAWDYDRLKGGLKILSPYFTEKGGRWYKGTANAIYENIDYLDNISPDYVLILSGDHIYKMDYDKMLKHHIQNKSDVTIAVMEVDWQEASRFGIMNTDENDYIIEFEEKPKKPKSNLASMGIYIFTWDVLRKALIEDYKKENSTYDFGKDIIPELLSENKKMSAYRFNGYWKDVGTVRSYWEANLDLIKSDNELDIYDTSWRIHTTSKNLPPHFIGKDASVSNTLVNEACQVLGSVTNSVLFDQVTIEDGAKVCNSVLLPGVIVKSGAKVFNAVINNDIEISEDTVIGELNSDKVYLVSEDGISEE, encoded by the coding sequence ATGAGCAAGAAACATAACATGGTAGCTATGCTTTTAGCTGGAGGACAGGGAAGTAGACTTAAATCTCTTACATCTAATACCGCAAAACCTGCTGTTCCTTTTGGTGGAAAATACAAAATAATTGATTTTGCAATTTCAAATGCAGCCAATTCCGGAATTGATAATATTGGAATTTTAACTCAATATAAGCATTTTTATTTAAATGAACATATTGGTTTAGGGCAAGCATGGGATTATGACAGATTAAAGGGTGGATTAAAAATATTATCACCGTATTTTACAGAAAAAGGTGGTAGATGGTATAAAGGTACAGCTAATGCGATTTATGAAAACATTGACTATTTAGACAATATTTCTCCTGATTATGTGTTGATTTTATCGGGAGACCATATTTATAAAATGGATTATGATAAAATGTTAAAACATCATATACAAAATAAATCAGATGTAACTATCGCTGTTATGGAGGTTGATTGGCAGGAAGCTTCAAGATTTGGTATTATGAATACTGATGAAAATGATTATATTATAGAATTTGAAGAAAAGCCTAAAAAACCTAAAAGTAATTTAGCATCTATGGGAATTTATATATTTACATGGGATGTTCTAAGAAAAGCTCTTATTGAAGACTATAAAAAAGAAAATTCTACTTATGATTTTGGTAAAGATATTATACCGGAATTGCTAAGTGAAAATAAGAAAATGTCAGCATATAGATTTAATGGATATTGGAAAGATGTAGGGACTGTCAGATCATATTGGGAAGCAAATTTAGATTTAATAAAATCAGATAATGAATTAGATATATATGATACATCTTGGAGAATTCACACAACATCTAAAAATTTACCTCCTCATTTTATAGGAAAAGATGCATCAGTTTCAAATACTTTAGTAAATGAAGCTTGTCAAGTTTTAGGTAGTGTAACAAATTCCGTTTTATTTGATCAGGTTACAATTGAAGATGGAGCCAAAGTGTGCAATTCTGTACTATTGCCTGGTGTAATAGTGAAAAGTGGTGCCAAGGTATTTAACGCTGTTATCAATAATGATATAGAAATATCTGAAGATACAGTAATAGGTGAATTAAATTCTGATAAGGTATATTTAGTATCAGAAGATGGAATTTCTGAAGAGTAG
- a CDS encoding putative manganese-dependent inorganic diphosphatase produces MKEKIYITGHKNPDTDSIASALVYADLKNKIDKENEYIPIRLGELNLESKWVIERWGQKAPIFVKNLKQTIGDLGLSKPLTVKEDISIYQAANHLQPRNISFLPVVDENDTLKGIVTLSNLTKAYMDVWDDEILWRANTKVENIVETIAGDIIHMPENPNKYNGRMLVYASEVDDEGHVHEGDILIVGNRRLSQLEAIERKAGIIIVTSGHRMQKDLLEKAIENNVIVLQTRYNSFMVARLIPQAIPVSYVMTKDNLLSFSPEEYLEDVSRKVKNTRYRNFPVVDEQMRVIGQLNRNNLLYDKKKKLILVDHNESNQSIDDRENVEILEIIDHHRVANITTSSPVYFRNMPVGCTCTILAMMYKENGIVPSKEIAGLMVSAITSDTLLFRSPTTTETDKKILRELAEIAEVDLEKYAEEMFAAGTSLEGQSAKGILMTDSKRFEIQGQQARVSQAFTTNLSSVNKFIKDIKFEMEEIKEKERLNFFALFITDIFNEQSLVFTVGGFNDSVSNEFGVDFDENGYMVKGLLSRKKQFIPSVTKAIANALKEG; encoded by the coding sequence ATGAAGGAAAAAATTTATATAACTGGACATAAAAATCCAGATACTGATTCTATAGCATCTGCACTTGTTTATGCAGATTTAAAAAATAAAATTGATAAAGAAAATGAATATATTCCTATTAGACTTGGTGAGTTAAATTTAGAGTCTAAGTGGGTTATTGAAAGATGGGGACAAAAAGCTCCTATCTTTGTTAAAAATTTAAAGCAAACTATTGGAGATTTAGGTTTGAGTAAACCTCTTACAGTAAAAGAAGATATTTCTATATATCAGGCTGCAAATCATTTACAACCTAGAAATATTTCATTTTTACCTGTAGTTGATGAAAATGATACATTAAAAGGTATTGTTACCCTTTCAAATTTAACAAAAGCATATATGGATGTTTGGGATGATGAAATATTGTGGAGAGCAAATACTAAAGTTGAAAATATTGTTGAAACTATAGCCGGGGATATTATTCATATGCCAGAAAATCCAAATAAATACAATGGAAGAATGTTAGTCTATGCTTCTGAAGTTGATGATGAAGGTCATGTGCATGAGGGCGATATACTTATTGTTGGAAATAGACGTTTGTCACAATTGGAAGCTATTGAGAGAAAAGCCGGAATTATCATTGTAACTTCTGGTCATAGAATGCAAAAGGATTTGTTGGAAAAAGCAATAGAAAATAATGTGATTGTTTTACAAACAAGATATAACTCATTTATGGTTGCAAGACTAATACCACAAGCGATTCCGGTATCTTATGTAATGACAAAGGATAATTTGCTTTCATTTTCACCGGAAGAATATTTAGAAGATGTAAGTAGAAAAGTAAAAAATACAAGATATAGAAACTTTCCTGTTGTTGATGAACAAATGAGAGTTATAGGGCAATTAAATAGAAATAATTTACTTTATGATAAGAAGAAAAAATTAATTTTAGTTGATCACAATGAAAGCAACCAATCTATTGATGACAGAGAAAATGTGGAAATATTAGAGATAATTGACCATCACAGAGTTGCAAATATTACAACAAGTTCACCTGTTTATTTTAGAAACATGCCAGTAGGTTGTACATGTACAATATTAGCAATGATGTATAAAGAAAATGGTATTGTTCCATCAAAAGAGATTGCAGGATTAATGGTCTCAGCTATTACATCTGATACATTACTTTTTAGATCGCCTACCACAACTGAAACAGATAAAAAAATATTACGTGAATTAGCTGAAATTGCTGAAGTTGATTTAGAAAAATATGCTGAGGAAATGTTTGCTGCAGGTACATCATTAGAAGGCCAAAGTGCTAAAGGCATATTAATGACAGATTCAAAGAGATTTGAAATTCAAGGGCAACAAGCAAGAGTTTCTCAAGCATTTACAACTAATTTATCCTCAGTTAATAAGTTTATAAAAGATATTAAATTTGAAATGGAAGAAATCAAGGAAAAAGAAAGATTAAATTTCTTTGCATTATTCATAACAGATATATTTAATGAACAATCATTAGTATTTACTGTTGGCGGATTTAATGATTCTGTTTCAAACGAATTTGGAGTTGATTTCGATGAAAATGGATATATGGTAAAGGGACTATTATCAAGAAAAAAACAATTTATACCTTCAGTCACAAAAGCTATTGCAAATGCATTAAAGGAAGGTTAA
- the glgA gene encoding glycogen synthase GlgA — MKILYVTSESTPFIKTGGLADVAGSLPKAIRKKGHDIRVVLPLYSKINEEFRKRMKYIGYYYVDFSWKHKYCGVFELIYDGVIFYFLDNEDYFKRNNIYGENDDYERFIFFSKASVILPKYLNFRCDVIHSNDWHSGLVSVYVNDFRQGDDFYNDVKTLYTIHNIKYQGQFDRSIFFLTGLPGKYLSYNDLEFDFGINFMKAGIIHSTKFNTVSKTYAEEIKYDFFGERLEGVINHYSYKLSGIINGLDFDVWNPKTDKIIFKNYDYSTIENKVLNKIFLQKRFGLPVRKDVPLIAMVTRLAQMKGIDLLRYIFEELIQEDIQFVILGTGEYEYQEMFKYFEYKYPEKVAARIYFDTKEANMIYAASDFYMMPSIFEPCGISQLIALRYGSLPIVRETGGLKDTVIPYNKFTGDGTGFTFSNINAHELLFKTKEAINLYYNNKKDLKKLVKNAMNSNYDWDKSCDEYISLYRSL; from the coding sequence ATGAAAATATTATATGTAACAAGTGAGTCTACTCCTTTTATTAAAACAGGAGGATTAGCAGATGTTGCAGGATCATTACCTAAAGCTATAAGAAAAAAAGGACATGATATAAGAGTTGTTTTACCATTGTATTCTAAGATTAATGAAGAATTTAGAAAAAGAATGAAATATATTGGATATTACTACGTCGATTTTTCTTGGAAACATAAATACTGTGGTGTATTTGAACTAATATATGATGGCGTTATTTTTTATTTTTTAGATAATGAGGACTATTTTAAGAGAAATAATATTTATGGTGAAAATGATGATTATGAAAGATTTATATTTTTCTCGAAGGCTAGTGTTATATTACCAAAATATTTAAACTTCAGGTGTGATGTGATTCATTCTAATGATTGGCATTCAGGTTTAGTTTCGGTATATGTAAATGATTTTAGACAAGGTGACGATTTTTATAATGATGTAAAGACATTGTACACAATACATAATATAAAATATCAAGGTCAGTTTGATAGAAGCATTTTCTTTTTGACTGGACTACCTGGAAAATATTTGAGTTATAATGATTTGGAATTTGATTTCGGCATTAACTTCATGAAGGCAGGTATAATTCATTCTACAAAATTTAATACCGTATCTAAAACTTATGCTGAAGAAATAAAATATGATTTCTTTGGAGAAAGATTAGAAGGAGTGATAAATCATTACTCATATAAATTATCCGGGATTATAAATGGATTAGACTTTGATGTTTGGAATCCTAAAACAGATAAAATTATTTTTAAAAATTATGATTATAGTACAATTGAAAATAAGGTATTAAATAAAATATTTTTGCAAAAGAGATTTGGACTTCCGGTTAGAAAGGATGTTCCTTTAATTGCAATGGTTACCAGACTTGCACAAATGAAAGGTATTGATCTTTTAAGATATATATTTGAAGAATTGATTCAAGAAGATATACAATTTGTAATTTTGGGTACCGGTGAGTATGAATACCAAGAAATGTTTAAGTATTTTGAATACAAATATCCTGAAAAAGTTGCTGCAAGAATATATTTTGACACAAAAGAGGCGAATATGATATATGCAGCGAGTGACTTTTATATGATGCCGTCTATTTTTGAGCCCTGTGGCATATCTCAATTAATAGCTTTGAGATATGGTTCTTTACCAATCGTACGAGAAACAGGAGGACTAAAAGATACTGTAATACCATATAACAAATTTACCGGAGATGGAACAGGATTTACATTTTCAAATATAAATGCTCATGAGTTATTATTTAAGACTAAAGAAGCGATTAATTTATATTATAATAATAAAAAAGATTTAAAAAAATTAGTAAAAAATGCAATGAATTCTAACTATGATTGGGATAAATCATGTGATGAATATATATCATTGTATAGGAGTTTATAG
- the glgD gene encoding glucose-1-phosphate adenylyltransferase subunit GlgD yields the protein MKNLMAIIKSGLETTPYGSLLNTRPDYMLPFGARYRVIDITLSNLSEHGVTKVLLHGGKHIRSTLDHVGNGKHWEMAKRENGLVINAPSINEYESRNKRITSYLNSLTFVDESKCENIYIANPMVISKIDVSAAYDEFIENNYDVMFLYRKQEDTEGRYLNARKVILDKNNKIQNIGVNLGTENVFNLFMDHILIKKSIFKKVITDAHEKDNAATLSQSIMNNKKHLNIGLFEIKSHVEYVRDLNTFYEANLNLIKTGIYTDLFLMGAGILTKNKDEPSTLYMEGNKVNNSVIANGCILEGEVTNSVIFRGVKVGKNAIVKNSILFQGAVIEEGAIVVNTIVDKFSVIKENVFVQGTKNNPYVVPKKTVLEK from the coding sequence ATGAAAAATCTAATGGCAATAATTAAATCAGGACTTGAAACAACCCCTTACGGCTCTTTATTAAATACTAGACCAGATTATATGCTTCCTTTTGGTGCTAGATATAGAGTTATAGATATTACATTATCTAATTTATCAGAACACGGTGTAACTAAAGTTTTGTTGCATGGTGGAAAACATATCAGATCAACCTTAGATCATGTTGGTAATGGAAAACATTGGGAAATGGCTAAAAGAGAAAATGGTTTAGTCATTAATGCTCCATCAATAAATGAATATGAAAGTAGAAATAAAAGAATAACATCATATTTAAATTCTCTTACATTTGTTGATGAGAGTAAATGTGAAAATATATATATTGCTAATCCTATGGTAATTTCAAAAATTGATGTTAGTGCAGCATATGATGAATTTATTGAAAATAATTATGATGTAATGTTTTTATATAGAAAACAGGAAGATACAGAAGGAAGGTATCTAAATGCAAGAAAAGTTATTTTAGATAAAAATAATAAAATACAAAATATTGGTGTAAATTTAGGTACTGAAAATGTATTTAATTTATTTATGGATCATATTTTAATAAAAAAATCTATTTTTAAAAAAGTGATAACTGATGCTCATGAAAAAGATAATGCTGCAACATTATCACAATCTATAATGAATAATAAAAAACATTTGAATATTGGACTATTTGAGATTAAATCACATGTTGAATATGTTAGAGATTTAAATACATTTTATGAGGCAAATCTTAATTTAATTAAAACAGGTATATATACAGATTTATTTTTAATGGGAGCAGGTATATTGACTAAAAATAAAGATGAGCCTTCAACATTATATATGGAGGGAAACAAAGTAAATAATTCAGTAATAGCCAATGGATGTATCTTAGAAGGGGAAGTGACTAATTCTGTGATATTTAGAGGGGTAAAAGTTGGTAAAAATGCCATTGTAAAAAATTCAATTTTATTTCAAGGTGCTGTAATTGAAGAAGGAGCAATTGTTGTAAATACAATAGTTGATAAATTTAGTGTAATTAAAGAAAATGTATTTGTACAAGGAACGAAAAATAATCCTTATGTAGTACCTAAGAAAACAGTATTGGAGAAATAA
- the glgB gene encoding 1,4-alpha-glucan branching protein GlgB: MAELYKNLYYRNDLDESIYLFNEGKNYESYEFMGCHKYKLKRKTMTSFTVYAPRAREVFLIGDFNDWNANNIPMKNINNSGIWNVCIENFYEYNNYKYRIITQDFREIEKSDPYAFYSEFRPATASKIYDINGYKWSDNKFIKNRMKKDHLHEAMSIYELHLGSWMRHFDNNYYSYDDLCKVLPDYVKNMGFTHVEIMPLTEYPFDGSWGYQVTGYFSITSRYGDPKGFMRLVDEFHKRGISVILDWVPVHFTRDAHGLSKFDGSEVFEKNDEYRSAVEGWGTIYFDFYKQQVKNFLISSALFLLKYFHIDGLRVDAVSAMLYLNYGGKNLVNEYGGHENLEAIEFVKELNSVVHLYHSDTIMIAEESTAFPNLTKPVYADGLGFDYKWNMGWMNDTLYYMEKDPAFRKYHHDKLTFSITYCFSENYILPFSHDEVVHLKKSMINKMPGDYDTKFRALRALYAYQYAHPGKKLMFMGDEIGTFEEWNENKELSWSVLNYEKHVQLQEFVKKLNQVYKDEKALHQIDDSYDGYNWIEFENADENIIAFERIDRENNKILCFFNFSPVYRHKYRYGVDYKGIYKIVLNSAHKNFGGEVQRNTPLYSIDYSIHGKPYSIDIDLPPYQALFVKLSKKQIGG; encoded by the coding sequence ATGGCTGAATTATATAAAAATTTATATTATAGAAATGACTTAGATGAGTCGATTTATCTTTTTAATGAAGGAAAAAATTATGAATCATATGAATTTATGGGTTGTCATAAGTATAAATTAAAAAGAAAAACAATGACAAGCTTTACAGTTTATGCCCCAAGAGCTAGAGAAGTTTTTTTAATTGGTGATTTTAATGACTGGAATGCCAATAATATTCCCATGAAAAATATAAATAATTCAGGGATATGGAATGTATGTATTGAGAATTTTTATGAATATAATAATTACAAATATAGAATTATTACTCAAGATTTTCGTGAAATAGAAAAATCTGATCCATATGCTTTTTATTCGGAATTTAGACCAGCTACAGCAAGTAAAATATATGATATAAATGGATACAAGTGGTCTGATAATAAATTTATAAAAAATAGGATGAAGAAAGATCATTTACATGAAGCAATGTCAATTTATGAACTGCATCTTGGTTCATGGATGAGACATTTTGATAATAACTATTATTCATATGATGATTTATGTAAGGTTTTACCCGATTATGTTAAAAATATGGGATTTACACATGTTGAAATTATGCCATTAACAGAATATCCTTTTGATGGATCATGGGGATATCAAGTTACCGGATACTTTTCGATTACATCAAGATATGGTGATCCTAAAGGTTTTATGAGACTTGTAGACGAATTTCACAAGAGAGGAATTTCTGTAATATTGGATTGGGTTCCTGTTCATTTTACAAGAGATGCTCATGGTTTGAGTAAGTTTGATGGTAGTGAAGTATTTGAAAAAAATGATGAATACAGATCTGCCGTAGAAGGATGGGGAACAATTTATTTTGATTTTTACAAACAACAAGTAAAGAATTTTTTAATTTCGTCAGCATTATTCTTATTAAAATATTTCCATATTGATGGATTAAGGGTAGATGCCGTTTCTGCTATGCTTTATTTAAACTATGGTGGTAAAAACTTAGTTAATGAATATGGTGGACATGAAAATTTAGAGGCAATTGAATTCGTTAAAGAATTAAATTCTGTTGTACATTTATATCATTCAGATACAATAATGATTGCTGAAGAATCGACAGCATTTCCTAATTTAACAAAACCTGTTTATGCTGATGGTTTAGGTTTTGATTATAAATGGAATATGGGATGGATGAATGATACTTTATATTATATGGAAAAAGATCCTGCGTTTAGAAAATATCATCACGATAAATTGACATTTTCAATAACATATTGCTTTAGTGAAAATTATATTCTACCATTTTCACATGATGAGGTTGTTCATTTAAAAAAATCTATGATTAATAAAATGCCTGGGGACTATGATACAAAATTTAGGGCATTAAGAGCCTTGTATGCATATCAATATGCACATCCTGGTAAGAAATTAATGTTTATGGGAGATGAAATTGGTACTTTTGAAGAATGGAATGAAAATAAAGAATTATCATGGTCTGTATTGAATTATGAAAAACATGTACAATTACAAGAATTTGTAAAAAAACTAAATCAAGTTTATAAAGATGAAAAAGCTCTACATCAAATTGATGATTCATACGATGGATATAATTGGATTGAATTTGAAAACGCTGATGAAAATATAATTGCTTTTGAAAGAATAGATAGAGAAAATAATAAAATATTATGTTTCTTTAATTTTTCTCCAGTATATAGACATAAATATAGATATGGTGTGGATTATAAGGGAATTTATAAAATCGTACTAAATTCTGCACATAAAAATTTTGGTGGTGAAGTTCAAAGAAATACACCATTGTATAGTATTGATTATTCAATACATGGTAAACCATATTCGATTGATATAGATTTACCGCCTTATCAAGCACTTTTTGTAAAATTAAGCAAAAAACAAATAGGAGGATAA